The nucleotide window tgtgatttgtgagtagttactttcgttcttgaggacatgggagaagtcttgtcataagtaatcatgtgaattcgATATTTATTCGATATtctgatgatatgtatgttgttgtttcccttggtggtgttatgtgaacgtcgactaaaTGACACTTCATCATCTTTGGGCCTAAGAGAAGGCATTGTGGAGTAgttctagagtgacagaagtttaaaccctagtttatgcaatattccgtaaggggctgatttggatccatatgtttcatgctatggttacatttatcttaattcttctttcgtagttgcggatgcttgcgagagggggtAATCATAAGTGGGGGCTTGTTCAaataagaacaacacccaagcaccggtaaGTAACGAATACGGATCAAACAAACATGATGAAAGAGACTAGGCGAAATTCCCGTGTGTCCTCACGGatgctttgcttattataagagaccgtttcagcatgtcctttgctacaaaaatgaTTGAGCTACCTTGCTGCCCCTTGTTACTCTTACTACTTATTGCTCGTTACAATTATCTTACTATCAAACTATCTGTTATCTACAagttcagtgcttgcagaaaataccttactaaaaaccgcttgtcatttccttctgctccttgttgggttcgacactcttacttatcaaaaggattacaattgatcccctatacttgtgggtcatcgaCCCATTATACATGGGCGCTCGCTCGATCGCATTTGGCTCATCGCTGGTTGAGTTGTCTAAAAAGTTGCTGGTTGACCTTTGTTCACGACCATGGACAAGTGGTCAAGTTGTTGACTGTTGACTTTACAtcaaatttaaaaaaatcataaaTTCACGAAAAGAGttcataaattcaaaaaattAAAAAGTTTAGTAATATGTCTAGGAATTTGAAAATGTTCACCATTTTAGACAAAAATTTGTCAAATTTGAAAAAGTTTATCGATTTTTAAAAATTTCATTAAttttcaaaaaattcaaaaatttgaaaaaataatGAATTTCGacaaaaagttcatcaatttttaAAAATCTTCATGGATTTTTAAacaagttcatcaattttgaaaacaaaagttctcataTTTGGAAAAAACATCAATTTTGAGAAACAATTCAGAAATTCAAAAATAGTTCATCAATTTAAAAAAACTACAGGAATTTTTGAAAAATTACAAAGGAAAAAAATGAAATGAAAACCATTGAGAAAATAAGAAAACATGGAAAGAAGCTTCAAAAAAGGTTGGAAGCTTATAGAAGCTTCATCAATCTGTTGGGTCATTCTCGaaaggaaaaaggaaaacaaAATTGCACATGATGTTTGCTCAGGGTGTTTACGAAGAAGGAAAATATTAATAAAATGGGCCGAGCCCGAGTGAAGGATGGGGTGTGCGCATTGTAACCGACGCCTGAAGCGCCGAATAGGAAATGACATGAATAGGAAATGCCTTTGTCAAGAGCTTCTTGCAATATACACATAAATGGGCTAGCCGAGAGCAACTAGTTGAGGAGCACTCCTTCGGGAGCCTCCCCAACGATCACACGGGATGGGCCGGGGTGCGCTCTCAGCCGTCATCATGTGTCGCGCACCGCGCGCTTTCTCCAGattttgttattttatttttttcgCATGCGTTTTCAACTTTTAGATGGTTATTTTTCTTTCTAATTTTTTAACTTTTCGGTTTTCTACCGCTCTTCCTTAGCTTTCGACAAATTGTTTTCTGAAAAAATTACACGAGAATATGTGTGTTTTTCCATGAAAGGCATGATTTTtcttccgtgagaggcacggtcgtgcctctcggaaacggaaaaaacatgttttcttttttttctttcgtgaaaggcacggttttgcttctaCTAGAGGTACGGTTTTGTTTCCGCGGGAGGTATAGTCGTTCCTCGCGGAAAATGAAAAAAACGTGTTTTTCTTTCTTCTGCAAGAGGCACAGATTTGCTTCCGCAAGAGGCATAGCCGTGCCTCTCAGAAACAAAAAAAAcatattttctcttttttttctttcatgagaggcatggttttgcttctgcgagaggcacgattttgcttccacgagaggtaCGGTCGTGCCTCATGAAAACggaaaaaacatgtttttttcttCCATGAGAGGCACAAATTTGCTTTGCGAGAGacacggtcgtgcctctcggaaatgGCTTCCGAAAAGGAAAAAAGTACTCACGGTCCGGTTTTTTTGTGAAAAAAAAGtttgtcaaaacctatcaacatgagatctagttttgaagatctcgacgcgaggaatccaatgatGAAATTGGTTTGAGATTTTGATGCACGGTTaaagagataaaacgttttgaataaacagATCTACGAGAAAAAGGGAAAACTCACAGGTTGTGACAAGTGACACACATGTAGCGCGAGTGATCTTTAAAAAGAGTACTCCTCAATTACTGATTTTGGGGCTAGCCTCTTCGACAAGCACATGGGTTGGGCTTGACTGTGTGTCGTCCTGACCGATGCTGTTACATGGGGCGCAGCTATGTGAGTTAATCATGAAAAGTCATCAATATTCTTTAGTAAAGGGTGCCCTGGAAATATAAGAGAGGAAGTGAAGAACACCTTAAATGTGCACAAGAAGTCGTTAAATGAACGCTATCTTGGGATGCCCACTGACGTGGGCCATTCGAAAAATGGGGCGTTCAAATACCTACGAAACCGTGTGTGGGAGAAGATAAAGGGTTGGATGGAGAAGCTCTTATCATCGGCAGGTAAAGAAGTCTTGATCAAATCAGTTGCTCATGTGATTCCAGTCTACTCCATGTCATGTTTCAGACTGCCAACAGGTCAATGCGAGAGCATCACTTCGATCATACGATAATTCTCGTGGGGAAGCAAACAAGGTAAGAGGAAACCCAGCTTGGTCGCTTGGGATATCATGACTAGACCTAAACATCTGGGAGGTTTAGGCTTTCGAGATCTAGAGATTTTTAACTTGGCACTTCTCGCACGCCAAGCATGGAGGCTGCTAACAGGTGAATCATTGTTGAGTGCCCGCATTCTGAAGGCTGTTTATTACCCGGAGTGTACATTATTAGAGGCAGAACTCGGGCCACGCCCATCACAGATTTGGTGGTCCATACTGGATGGTCGTGACATACTGGCACAGGGCATTGTTAAAAGGATTGGGGATGGTGAGAACACGGACATCTGGAGTCAGAACTGGATTCCGAGAGACAGTTACAAGAGGCCTATAACATCACCGGTGCAAAACCGGTCGACTAAGGTCGCTGAACTAATTGATGCTACTACCGCATCGTGGAAGGAGGATCGGATCCGAACTATTTTTACTGCATTCGATGTTGATGAGATTTTGAAGATACCTTTGTGCACACAAAAGGTAGAGGACTTTTGGGCCTGGCATGAGGAGAATAGAGGTGTATTTAGTGTAAGGTTTGCTTATCGTATGATCCTTCGTACCAAGCACGAGCGGGAGGCTTGGCTGCATGAAGAGGAGGGACCTTTCACGGCGCAGAATGAGCATAACAAATGGAGGAATATTTGGCACATACATGTACCATCTAAACTCTGGATGTTTGTATGGCGTTTGGCAAAACATTCCATGCCAACTGCGGAATTACTCAAGCACCAAAATATGGCTACTAAGGATACATGCAGACTATGTGGAGCTACTGATACGTGGAGACATGCACTTCTCTCATGCCCTATGTCAACTAGCATCTGGGCTCTAGCGCCGGAGGAAGTTGTACACCATATGGTGGAGACAGTCCCAAGAATTGGCTATTTGCACTGCATGAAATACTAGCCGCAAATGCATTCGTACAAATGATTGTCACCCTGTGGGCTATATGGGGAGCACGGCGGAAAGCGATCTACGAGGATATCTTCCAGTCACCGCATTCTGTAAACGGTTTTATCACTAGCTATCTAGCGGAAATTAACTGCATCAACACAAAGCTCCCAAAGCAGGGGGTATTCAGTGCTCCCAGACCGACCCAGTGGCAGCCCCCCCAGCCGGGCTCTATGAAAATAAATATTGATGTGGCTATCCCAAGGCATGCTAGGTATGGTGCAGTTGGGCGATTTGCAGGAGTGAAGATGGAATCTTCATGCGTGCTTCGGTGCTGGTTTTAAAGTACATTTCCTCTCCACAAATCCTTGAAGCTCTTGCAATCAGAGAAGCGATGGCGTTGGCGGAGGACCTATGCCAGAGGCGAATTCATGTGGTATCGGACTGCAAACAGGTGGTGGAGGATCTCAACGAGGAAAATGCATCGGCTCATGGAGCGATTGTGCATGAAATAATTCATCAATCTTCAGACTTTGATTTCTGCAAGTTTAGTCATGAATTTAGGAGCTTAAATGTTGAAGCTTACAACTTAGCGAAGCATGCTTTATCCCTTGGAGGTGGCCGCCGTGTGTGGTTAGGCCACCCTGAGGATCTTTCTTTCGTCCCTATAAACGTTGTGACGACTTAATAAAAGCTTCGTGAAGTTGTCTAAAAAAAGCTATGTGCCGCCTACTATGAGGCGCACAGCCGCCTCGTCTACAGGGCGCCGGCCATGGGCCAGCCCAGTAGGACGTGGCTCGTCCTGGTGACATCACCCAAATTTCTTTTTTTGTCTTTTTACTTTTATTATATTTTAAATTAAATACATATATATTTAAAATAAGTAAATTTACTTATGAAATTTGAAAAAACGTTAACATAGTATAAAAAGTTTGTCAGTGCGGTTCTAAAAAACTTCCAAAAAAATGTTGACAATGAAAAAAATATTCCCATGTTTCAAACTAAATGTGTATACAATGTAAATCAATGTTTGCATAATATAAAAAAAATGTTTTGTGCCATTAAAAAGATGTACATCTCATTTGATGGAAATATTCCCGTGTTTCAAAAAATATGTCCGTGATATTTTTAAAAATGTTGTGAACAAATGTAAAAAATGTGCACATAGGTGAAAAAAACATATCATGAAAAATTAAATAAAATATTTGCATGCTTCCAAATAATGTTCGTGAAATTTTTAAAAATGATTATACAATGTAAGACAAATGTGTGCGTAGTTTAAAAAATGTTTATTGCCACTGAAAAGAATGCAACTGGTATTTGGAAAAATGTTACCACATATTCGAAAGAGTGTTCAAAACATGTATTTTTTGTAAATGCACATCATGTATTTGAAAATGTCCAAAGTGTATCAAAAAAATGTTCCATGTCTGCGCTAAAAATGTACATTATGTAATCACAAAAGGTAGACATATGTTAATGAAAAGAAAGAGATTAAAACCaacaaagaaacaaaaagaaaaacaaagaaaaccaagaaatacaaagaaaaaaagaaaagtaTAACAAACAAAGAAAAAACCTAAAAAACCTGTGAGAAAACAAAAGAATAAAAGAATAACAAAGAGAAAAACCCCGAAGGAAACCGgtgaaaaaacaaagaaaaaccTACAAAAAAATGAAAATACAAACAGACCTACAACAAAGCATGAGCAGCAGCGAGCGGTTGCGTTGATGGCAGGCCTGATTCGCTCATCAGTAGGCACTCGAATCGGTACGGGCTAGACATAGCCCTGATGGGCTACAAGTACAAGCACAAGCACAAGGGCCAGCGAATAAGGATAGATCTTCCAAAAAAACTGTTTAGATTGATATGAAGATCACGAGTTGTCCCATAATGAAACCGCCGCAAATACCCCCTTTCCTAATCCAAGAAGATCTAAGAGGGACCTATGGAGAATGTAGTCGGAAATCCAGGGTATCCGGTTAGATCACGGTACGACACAACACTTCCTGGCACCCCTATCTCTTCCTCCTCCCTCTGAACTTCTCCAAGCAATTACTAAACAGTAAAACTGAGCTAGTTAGGAAGCATCCACAGCGATTTAAACTCCTTAGCCGTTAGATGATGCTCGTGAACGTACAGGATCCATCTGCCACCCAGCACAGCGTTTTTACCATCATTCATTGCCGTCACGCATGGCACTAGATGGCCAGCCCAGCTTATCAGGGCTGCTGCTCTGCAGATTGATCCAGGTGCATTCTGATGAAGTGGGCCAAGAACGGAGCAAGGTGACCCGGCCCAGCAAGCGCTCCCAATGATTCTGCCAACCCAACGACCCCCAACAACTGTGTTTTTCCGTCGAGTCTGCTTACACCCCATTACGTTGGTCGAGTTGTCGTTTCACGCTAAATTGATCTGTTGCCATTTGTTTGCTTGCTTACAATTGTAGTGGACAAGTCAAGTCTGATTAGTGTATTATGGGAAGTATGAACAACTTGCATCATGGTATGCGTCCACCCACCCCTAACAAAATATTACGTATATCCGACAGAAAATTACGTATATCCTAGAGAAAAGGACAAATAAAATCTACTTCTCTAGATATTCAAAATGAGGTTCGTACTCACATGCTCTTGGATAAATCGTAAATTCACAACAAATAATTTGAAATTAAAAATATCCTTACTATTTCGGTGTGTTGATGCTCAACATTTTGTTTTAGAAAGAACTTTATGAAACGTGATTTAAACATTAATTTTTTTCACGCCCCATTGGTCACCCCTCTCCCTGTCTTTCTCTTTAATCCAAAAAAACATTTCGTGTTTCAGTTTAGACTGATTACTATTACTCTTATTGCATGAACGCTGAATATATGGATAGAGCATATTTGATCCAAATTCTAGGTTAATTCAAATTTGTCAAATATTTATACCATACTTTCTTCAACGTAGACGAGCGCGGCAACGCGCGCTTTTATGTTCTAGTTCCTCTTGTATCAAGGCCTGTAACTCAAATTCGTGTTCTTGAGAAGTGAATCAATGGTGGGTTGCTAACAGTTTCTGGCAATGTCCCCTTCCACAACATGCCCAACATGTAATATTCTTCTCCTTAATGCAGTAGGCAGCACTCCTGGCGATTTCTCggtaaaaaaaaaaaaaaaaaaaaaaaaaaaaaaaaaaaaaaactggaTTGTCATAATCCACCACAAGAGGCATAAACTGGTTTGCGCGTTTCTGTGACAAGATTCATGTTCCCACGGAATAGGTTAAATTCCTCAAACAAACTTTGATGAGAGCATAAAAGCTGCACGCCGATCAATAAAACACTTCCAAGGAGAAGATTCAGCATGTCAGTGTACCGTTGACGTACTACCTATTTCACCATATATGGTACAGTACATAATTACACCCTGCGTTATTTTACATGAACATTAGCTAATCCACTATCTATTCGATTGCACAAGCAAAACTTCCTACAGTAATTAATCGCACTACGCCCCTAGACACACCACAGGTGAGCTCATTAGAGGGGAAGACCATATCTGCATGATCCACGAGAGAGATCCATGCAGGTTGGGGCTATGAAATTTCCTGTTGTCATTTGCAGTCCGCTAGTTGCACAGGAACTGCCTCACACCTGATCATCCTGTAACCGCAGAAAGCAAACGGTTGTACTGTCACTCGACTAATAAATGCAGTAAACTTTGTGATGACAAACGGTGTGCAGCTGTTATGCAGTGCCAGCATCAAGAACACCCACCGTTGTTCTACTTCTTGTTGCTTTTGTCAGCTCTAGGGTCCTTGGCAATGTAGAGCCTCTTCACCGAAGCGACGAACAGCCTGCAAGAAAGATCGATCAATGACCACTTCAACTTGCATAAAAAAAGTGAACGGCGTATATGCCGGCCGATCCCTCGACTTACTCCCACGGAACGTCACCGACGAGCATGCGGTCGCCCTCGTTGTCCTCGTACAGAAGGATGTAGTTCTTCATCGTGCCCTTGCCCTTGTGATATTCCAGCTGCTCTTCATCCTCTCTGGTTGCAATCCTCCCATGGCCATCTGAAATCAACCAAGCAGCTCATAAATGTCAGTGAACATGAGCAAGATGGAGTTTGATCATACTTGGGTGCAGTGCAAACCAAAGATTGTTACCTGACAAGAAGCCATGGAACATGCTCTGCAGAGCACCGGACAGCGAGCCGTAGCCGTGGTGTGCCTTCAGGTCAATCTTTCTCCCAACAGCGTACCCTTCCAGGTTCACCTTCACGAACATGGCTGGCCTCTCTTGTACTGAAACTCCAGTGTTTATGTTTCCATGGTCTTCTTCTTCATAGCATGGTTCCACTTTGCTCAGGTCTCCAGAATATGCAGGCCTCGTGGATGTGGCAGACAGGTTCTTGCGGAATGTGCGCACCGGTGGCCATCCGACCAGTTGAGGTCGATCTTCTCTGAAAATTGTTAGCGAAACTTGGTGAGACAGTGAAAGACAAGCCAACAAGATTAACCGCCTCTTCGCGTGGAGTTCATGACAACAAGACATGAACTCTTTTTCCGGCGAACGAGGACATAAGGTTGAGACATGCTAGTATGTTACCACAATATCACTCCATCTATTCTAGCTTGTTCTGTTTCTTTTCTTTGAGAAGGGAATTGTTTTGTTTCTCATATAATCTTGTTTACCTTTGTATTTATTTCCTCTTTTACTTTTCGCATTCTCCTCTCTTTACATGCAAATTCTCTATGTTCCGTTGACATTTGTACCTTATACCATTCCAGAATATGTTCTGGTGAGATCAAATTAAGGACAAACTTAAAACTTATTTATACATGAACCCTCATTTAATCAAAGCATGTTCTATATTCATAAAGTTATATCGAGGTTGTATTGCTAGTACTCAGAACTGTACTTCGTTTCAGCCTACATACCATCATACTTTCATGACATGATTGTGAAGAAACAACAATTAGTTTGTGGTAACTGATAACCAAACCTGTGGGCAGGACACTCATTAGGCCTCTGCTGAGGTTGTTCCAGGGCTGCCTTGTCTTGCCTGGCGGACAGGCTCCAAGGGTGCACTCCAACACCAAGCCATGGAGTAgtagcaccaccaccaccactactCAGGCCATTGTCTGAAGAGATGCCAAGCCTAAGCTCAAGGTTGTTGGGGACACCATCCTGCAGTTTGCTAGCATCTCCTTGCTTCTGTTTCAGGCTTGGTGCAACTGAAGAACTCTTCATGGCCTCTCCCAAGCTGTAGCTCTGGTACTTCACTACTACCTGTGTCTGTGTGTGCAATTTGTGAGAGTGTGTGGGAGAGGTCTTTATGGTGTTGAGTTAACTGTGAGATGGAATAATTAAAGGTAAGTGAGGGGGCATTTGATGAGAAAGGCAGGTGGCTTTGTGGGGGACCTTGGTGAGTACTAAAGTGGAGTAGTGGGGCCTAGCTAAAAGCATGAAGCGATAATGATGGCGATATATAAGAAAATCACTGATGGCTCGCAAGAAGTTCCTGGTACAAATTATGGTTCCATAGAATGGCTCATGTTTACCTAATGCAATTTTTTAAAAGGATGGCGAGAGCAATGCCTGTTCATTGAAGAGAGAAAGTAGAGTAAAAAAGTTAAGAGCTGATGTATCTAGGCTATTCACAGATAAGGCAATAAAGATCGTAATCACATTCAGATTCAGTCCATCAAAATTTCAAGGCCAAGTCAAGGAGCAAGGGGGAGTGGAAATATGAGCAGATACACCCGCCCTCAGAGTGCATGAAACTGAATGGAAACAAGTGGTCGAGTGGATGTGCATCTCCTAATCGGTTTTGTCTGACCTTGTGTCTTTTTTTTTGACGCGTTCTGACCTTGTGTCTCAAGGGGGGATGCAGTGGCTATTGGAGCTCCAGCTGAAACCTCAGTCCACCCCAGTCTTTTTCCTGAAAGTGAGTTTGCTCTGCGGGAGATTGACAATTTTGATAGCAGTAACATTGAACCTGAACATGCTCCTGAAGATGCTTTCATACTTTTGCCTTGTTGCATTATGTAAGCTTTGGAGAGTACTATGCGAGTGTAGTGAATGTCCTCGTCTTGGAGAATGAGCCTTCACATTAGATGGAAATTCTCTCAGCTATTGGGGGATGCTTCCGGGAGGCGGGGGAGAGGCGATGAGCGGCAGGGTGCTGGCGGCGCCATCGCCGGCTTGCTGCAGCGTGGCGGCGGGGCTTAGCGGGCCTGTTTCGGGCCTGGCCGGGCCAGGGGTGGCCTGGCATGCCCTGCTGCCGCGTCCGGACGGCTACCGCGACGGTGCCAGAGGCTCTGGCCTCCCGCACGACGGCGGTGGAGGTGGTTCCCTCCCGTTCGGCCTCGGTGCCGCTTCTCCCTCCCCGGGGCGCTTCTCTCCGGTCCTCTTGGCCTCGTGGTGGTGTTCGCAGTGAGGCGGCGTGGGTGACGGCGCAACCGCAATGGCGCATGGTGGTGGGCGGCGGTCTGGCTGGTCGGCTTCGGTCCGTTGGGCGGTGGGGATTGGAGTATGGGAGAAATCCTTGCCGGTCTTCGGCCTCGATGCGGTGACACCTGCGGGTGCCACCATTCCGGGGTGGGTCTGCTTCGTGGCTTCCGAGAGGCGAGGGAGAGGCGATGAGCGGCAGGGTGCTGCGGCGCCATCGCCGGCTTGCTGCAGCGTGGCGGCGGGGCTTAGCGGGCCCGTTTCGGGCCTGGCCGGGCCAGGGGTGGCCTGGCATGCCCTGCTGCCGCGTCCGGACGGCTACCGCGACAGTGCCAGAGGCTCTGGCCTCCCGCACGACGGCGGTGGAGGTGGTTCCCTCCCGTTCGGCTTCGGTGCTGCTTCTCCCTCCGCGGGGCGCTTCTCTCCGGTCCTCTTGGCCTCGTGGTGGTGTTCGCAGTGAGGCGGCGTGGGTGACGGCGCAACCGCGATGGCGCATGGTGGTGGGCGGCGGTCTGGCTGGTCGGCTCCGGTCCGTTGGGCAGTGGGGATTGGAGTATGGGAGAAATCCTTGCCGGTCTTCGGCCCCGATGCGGTGACACCTGTGGGTGCCACCATTCCTTCCTGGAGGGTGTCGGTGATATCCATCCCCCACCTCCCTCCGCGTGCCGGGGAAACCCTAGGACATGTCCGGGCAGCAGCGTCGTCGGCGTCGCtttccttcttggaggtgttgttTTGTACGTGGTGGTCCGGAGCCTCGGGTTGTAGTGGTTTGTCTCTGGTGGGCGTAGCGGTGGCAGGTCATCCGCGCTCTGTCGAGCTGCCGTTGTTGGcatttgcttcttcttcttttttcttttgggCTTGTTGTGCTGTTCGCCCCAGCGATCCTGTATTGGTGTTGGTTGCTTTGGAATAC belongs to Triticum urartu cultivar G1812 chromosome 7, Tu2.1, whole genome shotgun sequence and includes:
- the LOC125522833 gene encoding auxin-responsive protein IAA25-like isoform X1, which gives rise to MQLPEMNGSSLNSAILHKAILTSVQELLHARYTRERKENTNFTVPPQQTLPDGWTMLQTQVVVKYQSYSLGEAMKSSSVAPSLKQKQGDASKLQDGVPNNLELRLGISSDNGLSSGGGGATTPWLGVGVHPWSLSARQDKAALEQPQQRPNECPAHREDRPQLVGWPPVRTFRKNLSATSTRPAYSGDLSKVEPCYEEEDHGNINTGVSVQERPAMFVKVNLEGYAVGRKIDLKAHHGYGSLSGALQSMFHGFLSDGHGRIATREDEEQLEYHKGKGTMKNYILLYEDNEGDRMLVGDVPWELFVASVKRLYIAKDPRADKSNKK
- the LOC125522833 gene encoding auxin-responsive protein IAA25-like isoform X2, producing MNGSSLNSAILHKAILTSVQELLHARYTRERKENTNFTVPPQQTLPDGWTMLQTQVVVKYQSYSLGEAMKSSSVAPSLKQKQGDASKLQDGVPNNLELRLGISSDNGLSSGGGGATTPWLGVGVHPWSLSARQDKAALEQPQQRPNECPAHREDRPQLVGWPPVRTFRKNLSATSTRPAYSGDLSKVEPCYEEEDHGNINTGVSVQERPAMFVKVNLEGYAVGRKIDLKAHHGYGSLSGALQSMFHGFLSDGHGRIATREDEEQLEYHKGKGTMKNYILLYEDNEGDRMLVGDVPWELFVASVKRLYIAKDPRADKSNKK